A part of Streptomyces sp. NBC_01235 genomic DNA contains:
- a CDS encoding cellulase family glycosylhydrolase gives MRKQQAPQHRRRRIRLAVGAPLALIASGVLAYGAVFGTFGDDAEPHAAAAPAPVPGNATAAVAAMQPGWNLGNSLDAIPDETNWGQPRTTKTLLDSVRAQGFKSIRIPVTWSDHQGAAPNYTIDPAYMSRVKQVVDWAIADGLYVIIDVHHDSWQWTSKMSTDHDQVLARFDTTWTQIATAFRNEPAQLVFESVNEPQFDNADNTRKAQLLNELNVSFHKVVRASGGNNKNRLLMLPTEVCTPDQRLMDNLATTIKSLHDSRLIATVHYYGYFPFSVNVAGSTRFDTQARGDLDTTFKRMRDTFVARGIPVVLGEYGLLGYDHGPGAVERGEMLKYFEALGHAARTNKVTTVLWDNGSFYDRGKLRWKDAGLFRQIKSSWTTRSATASSDRVFVPKSGPVKDRSLTLNLNGATFTALKQGTTKLVSGRDYTLSGNRLTLKAAALTRLVGNRSPGVNATLQAGFSRGVPWRIQVITYDTPVLSDTTGTTASFRIPTQFRGDELATMQSTYADGSNAGPTDWTPYQQFNTTFAPDYAKKTIRLTPAFLDALKDNARVTLTFHFWSGATVTYHVTKSGTTVTGTTS, from the coding sequence ATGAGAAAGCAGCAAGCCCCACAGCACCGCCGACGCAGGATCCGGCTGGCCGTGGGGGCGCCACTTGCGCTGATCGCCTCGGGTGTGCTCGCCTACGGCGCGGTCTTCGGGACGTTCGGCGACGACGCCGAGCCTCACGCGGCAGCGGCGCCGGCCCCGGTACCCGGCAACGCGACGGCGGCCGTGGCCGCCATGCAGCCGGGCTGGAATCTGGGCAACAGCCTGGACGCCATCCCCGACGAGACCAACTGGGGCCAGCCCCGCACCACCAAGACCCTGCTGGACTCGGTCCGCGCCCAGGGCTTCAAGAGCATCCGTATCCCCGTGACCTGGAGCGACCACCAGGGAGCGGCGCCGAACTACACCATCGACCCGGCGTACATGAGCCGGGTCAAGCAGGTCGTCGACTGGGCGATCGCCGACGGCCTCTACGTGATCATCGACGTCCACCACGACTCCTGGCAGTGGACCAGCAAGATGTCCACCGACCACGACCAGGTCCTGGCCCGCTTCGACACGACCTGGACCCAGATCGCCACCGCGTTCCGGAACGAGCCTGCCCAGCTGGTCTTCGAGAGCGTCAACGAGCCCCAGTTCGACAACGCCGACAACACCCGCAAGGCCCAGCTGCTCAACGAGCTGAACGTGTCCTTCCACAAGGTCGTGCGTGCGTCGGGCGGCAACAACAAGAACCGTCTGCTCATGCTGCCCACCGAGGTCTGCACCCCCGACCAGCGGCTGATGGACAACCTGGCCACCACGATCAAGTCGCTGCACGACTCCCGCCTGATCGCGACCGTGCACTACTACGGCTACTTCCCGTTCAGCGTGAACGTCGCCGGCTCCACCCGCTTCGACACGCAGGCCCGGGGTGACCTGGACACGACGTTCAAGCGGATGCGCGACACCTTCGTCGCCCGCGGCATCCCCGTCGTCCTCGGCGAGTACGGCCTCCTCGGCTACGACCACGGTCCCGGCGCGGTCGAACGCGGCGAGATGCTGAAGTACTTCGAGGCGCTCGGCCACGCCGCCCGCACCAACAAGGTCACCACCGTCCTGTGGGACAACGGCTCCTTCTACGACCGCGGCAAGCTGCGCTGGAAGGACGCGGGGCTGTTCCGCCAGATCAAGTCGAGTTGGACGACACGCTCGGCGACAGCCTCCTCCGACCGCGTCTTCGTGCCGAAGTCCGGCCCCGTCAAGGACCGTTCGCTCACCCTGAACCTGAACGGCGCCACCTTCACGGCGCTCAAGCAGGGCACCACCAAGCTGGTCAGCGGCCGGGACTACACCCTCTCCGGCAACCGGCTCACCCTGAAGGCGGCCGCACTCACCCGGCTCGTAGGCAACCGCTCCCCCGGGGTCAACGCGACGCTCCAGGCCGGGTTCTCCCGAGGAGTTCCCTGGCGCATCCAGGTGATCACCTACGACACCCCGGTGCTGTCGGACACGACCGGTACGACCGCGTCGTTCCGCATCCCCACACAGTTCCGGGGTGACGAGCTGGCGACGATGCAGTCCACGTACGCCGACGGCAGCAATGCAGGCCCGACCGACTGGACCCCGTACCAGCAGTTCAACACCACCTTCGCACCGGACTACGCCAAGAAGACCATCCGCCTGACCCCCGCCTTCCTCGACGCGCTCAAGGACAACGCACGCGTCACGCTCACCTTCCATTTCTGGAGCGGCGCCACCGTGACGTACCACGTGACCAAGTCGGGAACCACCGTGACCGGCACGACCTCCTGA